In the genome of Hyphobacterium sp. CCMP332, one region contains:
- a CDS encoding ABC transporter permease translates to MNLRNNISESFKSIKDNLLRTILTATIIAIGIMSLVGILTAIDGMKASITESLSTLGANSFEIYQKRTGRRRGEQRKVYPRITYRQALKFKKEYNYSNSVGIYEWVSGLAEAKRHSKKTNPNSEVIAIDENYLNNEGYNLIKGRGFSSQELMRGLNVAIIGEEIVETLFGEENPLNEEILVLGKYFKIIGVIESTGGVFGGSGTNRNILIPLVASLPFLNEPSFGITVGINTDQDLNYAMGMATGLMRQIRKDPLNKEDSFTIERSDSISSTLDEISGNLKMGGFIIGFITLLGASIGLMNIMLVSVTERTREIGVRKALGAKPGTIREQFLIEAIVICQLGGIAGVVLGLGIGNIIAVTIGSRVFVVPWLWMFVGIVICLVVGVISGFYPAGKASRLDPIEALRHE, encoded by the coding sequence ATGAATCTACGGAATAATATTTCGGAAAGTTTTAAATCCATAAAGGATAATCTTTTAAGGACTATACTTACTGCAACGATAATTGCCATAGGAATAATGTCTTTGGTCGGAATTCTTACGGCAATAGACGGAATGAAAGCTTCAATTACCGAAAGTTTAAGCACTTTGGGTGCCAATAGTTTTGAAATATATCAAAAAAGAACAGGTAGAAGACGCGGTGAGCAGCGAAAAGTTTATCCCAGAATCACTTACAGACAAGCTTTAAAATTCAAAAAAGAATACAATTATAGCAATAGCGTGGGTATATATGAATGGGTCAGTGGATTGGCCGAAGCCAAGCGCCATTCTAAAAAAACGAATCCAAATTCGGAAGTCATCGCAATTGATGAGAATTACTTAAACAATGAAGGTTATAATCTAATAAAGGGCAGAGGTTTTTCCAGTCAGGAGTTAATGCGTGGACTAAATGTTGCTATAATCGGCGAAGAGATTGTAGAAACTCTCTTTGGTGAGGAAAACCCGCTCAATGAAGAAATTTTAGTATTGGGTAAATATTTTAAAATAATTGGAGTCATTGAAAGCACCGGCGGCGTATTTGGAGGAAGTGGCACCAATAGAAATATTCTGATCCCACTTGTAGCATCACTGCCTTTTTTAAATGAACCAAGTTTTGGAATTACAGTAGGCATAAATACCGATCAGGATTTGAACTACGCCATGGGAATGGCTACGGGCTTAATGCGACAGATCCGCAAAGATCCTTTGAATAAAGAGGATTCCTTTACAATAGAAAGAAGCGATTCGATAAGCTCCACCTTGGATGAAATATCTGGAAATTTAAAAATGGGTGGTTTTATTATTGGTTTTATTACTTTATTAGGCGCGTCAATAGGATTGATGAATATTATGCTGGTATCTGTAACCGAAAGAACAAGAGAAATCGGGGTAAGAAAAGCATTAGGTGCTAAACCGGGCACCATTCGAGAGCAATTTTTGATAGAAGCAATCGTAATCTGTCAGCTTGGTGGCATTGCTGGCGTAGTTTTAGGATTGGGAATTGGCAACATTATTGCAGTTACTATTGGAAGCAGAGTTTTTGTTGTACCTTGGCTATGGATGTTTGTTGGAATAGTTATTTGTTTAGTAGTAGGAGTTATATCCGGTTTTTATCCTGCCGGAAAGGCTTCCAGGCTAGATCCTATTGAAGCTTTAAGGCATGAATAA
- a CDS encoding MBL fold metallo-hydrolase, with protein MQPKTVFRILIIFLTAIAIFISAVFLIGYVVSAPVYKGEALAHFDGKQFKNSSGIEAKGFGDVFKFLLNRQREPWAKNMDLAIGPAPESNPDPDKIKITFVNHSTFLIQYKGLNILTDPVWSQRTSPFQFAGPERMRPPGIKFEDLPKIDLIIISHNHYDHLDANTMKKLAVKFNPKVISPLGVSAFIKKLGFDNTIDLDWWEMSVFQDLKITAVPAQHFSGRGMFDRNATLWAGYVIHSADKKIYFAGDSGYDKNIFIEIGRHFDSMDVSMIPIGAYKPRWFMSAIHVDPKEALLIHKDVNSKKSIAMHFGTFPLADDGQNDPIKELNEELSESNIEKENFIIPKEGEGKYY; from the coding sequence ATGCAACCTAAAACAGTATTCAGAATTTTGATAATTTTTCTAACAGCAATTGCAATTTTCATTTCTGCGGTCTTTCTGATTGGCTATGTTGTATCAGCTCCTGTGTACAAGGGAGAAGCATTGGCGCATTTTGATGGTAAACAGTTCAAAAATTCAAGCGGTATTGAAGCCAAAGGTTTTGGCGATGTGTTCAAATTTTTGCTCAACAGACAAAGAGAGCCATGGGCAAAGAACATGGACCTAGCCATCGGACCCGCTCCGGAATCTAACCCCGACCCTGATAAAATTAAAATCACTTTTGTAAACCATTCTACATTTTTAATTCAATATAAGGGCCTCAATATCCTAACAGACCCTGTTTGGAGTCAAAGAACAAGTCCTTTTCAGTTTGCAGGGCCTGAAAGAATGCGCCCGCCTGGAATAAAATTTGAAGACCTTCCGAAAATCGATCTCATTATAATCTCGCACAATCATTATGATCATCTCGATGCCAATACCATGAAAAAATTGGCTGTAAAATTCAATCCTAAAGTGATTTCTCCATTGGGTGTTTCGGCTTTTATCAAAAAACTGGGTTTTGATAATACAATTGATCTGGATTGGTGGGAAATGTCAGTTTTTCAGGATTTGAAAATTACCGCGGTGCCCGCGCAGCATTTCTCAGGCAGAGGCATGTTCGATAGAAATGCTACCCTATGGGCTGGTTATGTTATACATAGCGCAGACAAAAAAATCTATTTTGCAGGCGATTCAGGCTATGATAAAAATATATTCATAGAGATAGGAAGACATTTTGATTCGATGGATGTTTCAATGATTCCTATTGGAGCTTATAAACCGCGTTGGTTTATGTCCGCCATCCATGTAGATCCAAAAGAAGCCTTGCTTATTCATAAGGATGTAAATAGTAAAAAAAGTATCGCCATGCATTTTGGTACCTTCCCGCTCGCTGATGATGGGCAGAATGATCCAATAAAAGAGCTTAATGAAGAATTATCAGAATCAAATATTGAAAAGGAGAATTTTATCATCCCAAAGGAGGGAGAAGGAAAGTATTATTAA
- the purB gene encoding adenylosuccinate lyase codes for MSAESLKAISPVDGRYFEKVKELSTYFSEYALIKYRIRVEIEYLIALAEGPLNDRIGDIQSKKNHLRAVYENFSLENASRVKAIESEINHDVKAVEYFIKEKLEELGLSQNKEFVHFGLTSQDINNTSIPLSIKDCLDQVIYPELQTLIDKLKELSKRWKDVTMLARTHGQAASPTNLGKEFAVFIERIEVQFENLKSIENRVKFGGATGNFNAHHVAFPDVKWPEFGNTFAENYLGLKRSQFTTQIEHYDQLAALFDNFSRINTILIDLDRDVWQYISMGYFTQKVNKGEVGSSAMPHKVNPIDFENSEGNLGIANSVFNHLSSKLPISRLQRDLTDSTVLRNIGVPMAHSLLAWKSLKKGLDKIEINRENISADLEANWAVVAEAIQTILRRENYPNPYESLKDLTRGSKEINKKTIHRFIDTLKISEEIKKELKKINPENYSGVYPDF; via the coding sequence ATGTCAGCAGAATCACTAAAGGCAATATCACCGGTTGATGGGCGGTACTTTGAAAAAGTTAAAGAACTTTCCACTTACTTTTCAGAATACGCGCTTATAAAATACCGCATACGTGTTGAAATTGAATATTTGATCGCCCTTGCCGAAGGACCCTTAAATGACAGGATTGGTGATATTCAATCCAAAAAAAATCACCTTAGAGCTGTATACGAAAATTTCAGTCTGGAAAATGCATCCCGTGTTAAAGCCATTGAATCTGAAATTAATCACGATGTAAAAGCTGTTGAGTATTTTATTAAGGAAAAACTTGAAGAACTCGGCCTTAGCCAAAATAAAGAGTTTGTTCATTTCGGACTTACTTCCCAGGATATTAATAATACGTCAATTCCATTAAGTATTAAGGATTGCCTGGATCAGGTTATTTATCCCGAATTGCAAACATTAATTGACAAACTCAAAGAACTTTCAAAAAGATGGAAAGATGTTACTATGCTTGCCAGAACTCATGGCCAGGCGGCCAGTCCTACCAATTTGGGTAAAGAATTCGCCGTTTTTATTGAAAGGATAGAAGTACAATTTGAAAATCTTAAGTCCATTGAAAACAGAGTCAAATTTGGAGGAGCAACCGGCAATTTTAATGCACATCATGTAGCTTTTCCTGATGTGAAATGGCCGGAATTCGGAAATACATTTGCCGAAAATTATTTGGGATTAAAACGAAGTCAGTTTACCACACAAATTGAACACTACGATCAATTAGCAGCACTATTTGATAATTTCAGTCGCATTAATACAATACTTATCGATCTTGATCGTGATGTTTGGCAATATATTTCAATGGGCTATTTCACTCAGAAAGTAAATAAAGGAGAAGTGGGCTCCTCCGCCATGCCGCATAAGGTAAATCCCATTGATTTTGAAAACTCAGAAGGTAATTTAGGTATAGCCAATTCAGTTTTTAATCATTTATCTTCAAAACTTCCAATTTCCAGATTACAAAGAGATCTCACTGATTCGACAGTTTTGAGAAATATCGGTGTTCCAATGGCCCATTCTTTACTCGCATGGAAATCTCTAAAAAAAGGATTAGACAAAATCGAAATCAACAGGGAAAACATTTCAGCTGATCTTGAAGCCAATTGGGCTGTGGTAGCCGAGGCTATTCAAACTATTTTGCGAAGGGAAAATTATCCCAATCCTTATGAGAGTCTCAAAGACCTAACCAGGGGAAGTAAGGAAATTAATAAGAAAACCATTCACCGTTTTATAGATACACTGAAAATCAGCGAAGAAATAAAGAAAGAATTGAAAAAAATTAATCCGGAAAATTATTCAGGAGTATATCCTGACTTCTAG
- a CDS encoding TonB-dependent receptor, whose amino-acid sequence MCLIPSISRAQWSDTLKEVIIESPQWSDQNTSLLVYDFKENFSINPSVPNSYNALQTQFGLNSLNYGSSGIIAPRIRGTNPEHTALVWNGININHAGLGQSNGFNIPLVQGQNLQLAYGGGSVPFGSSAIAASILLNDDLSFKEKNELCLSASYGSFNTISSQAGFKKSDSRNSLRVNIYRVQSDNNFEYVNTSDFRRPTVRQNNSAFLQNGIQANFAQRLNNKHQIRFHSWIHDGYTEVQPTMSNRNSEDSQRDHFHRYKFSHLYDSRTGLLQTDLFYTSDDIEFNGAYSGIQRYGLRSSLNKKLTNFLNSGIGINYEYFLPDYANFPEKTDESRLSFYSFNTVTFGKLTAKINLRYTLIEGYKVPFTPNASVDYVLVNRDEKLLRLKASYSENFRLPTLNERYWVPGGNPDILPESSTQYEFGMETGKGLLKMELSYFHMDISNAVQWILKDSVWSGPGIIKLLYTDIYSPENINKVQTEGINSRLSLEKIQVGSFTLNSCIAYNYTKARDEERSGQRLYTPYHSLAVFAGLALKKYSFKSSYQFVSERNVSVGVLDPYDLLNLSISRDFKFKKHHINLAFQINNALDQTYQTFINRAMPGRNYLISIRYKLNLNENFN is encoded by the coding sequence GTGTGCTTGATTCCGTCGATATCACGAGCTCAGTGGTCGGACACGCTTAAAGAGGTTATCATTGAATCACCGCAATGGTCGGATCAGAATACCTCCTTACTGGTTTATGATTTCAAGGAAAACTTTTCCATAAATCCTTCAGTTCCCAATTCCTATAATGCACTTCAAACACAATTCGGACTTAATTCACTGAATTACGGAAGCAGTGGAATTATTGCCCCGAGAATCAGAGGAACCAATCCCGAACATACCGCTCTGGTTTGGAATGGAATCAATATTAATCATGCCGGACTTGGTCAAAGCAATGGTTTCAATATTCCGCTGGTTCAAGGACAAAACCTTCAACTGGCTTACGGCGGAGGTTCGGTGCCTTTCGGTTCTTCAGCGATTGCAGCTTCAATCCTTTTAAATGATGATTTGAGTTTTAAGGAGAAGAATGAATTATGCCTTTCAGCATCCTATGGAAGTTTTAACACCATCTCATCTCAGGCAGGCTTTAAAAAATCAGACTCCAGAAATTCCTTAAGAGTAAATATTTACCGGGTTCAGTCAGACAATAATTTTGAATATGTCAACACGAGTGATTTTAGAAGACCGACGGTAAGACAAAACAATTCGGCCTTTTTACAAAATGGCATTCAGGCCAATTTTGCACAAAGATTAAATAATAAGCATCAGATCCGATTTCACTCCTGGATCCATGACGGATATACTGAAGTACAGCCCACGATGAGCAACCGAAATTCGGAAGACAGCCAGAGGGATCATTTTCACAGATACAAATTCTCCCATTTATACGACAGCAGGACTGGGCTTCTGCAGACTGACTTATTCTACACTTCAGACGATATCGAATTTAATGGTGCTTATTCGGGTATTCAGAGATACGGTCTCAGAAGTAGTTTGAACAAAAAATTAACAAACTTTTTGAATTCAGGTATTGGGATTAATTATGAATATTTCCTTCCTGATTATGCCAATTTCCCCGAAAAGACCGATGAATCCAGATTGTCATTTTATTCATTCAATACGGTGACTTTTGGAAAATTAACCGCGAAAATAAATCTCCGATATACTCTTATTGAAGGTTATAAGGTCCCCTTTACACCGAATGCGTCTGTGGATTATGTATTGGTAAACAGAGATGAAAAGCTGTTGAGACTTAAGGCATCTTATTCCGAAAATTTCAGACTACCCACACTGAATGAGCGCTATTGGGTGCCGGGAGGAAATCCGGATATATTACCTGAAAGCAGTACACAATACGAATTTGGTATGGAGACAGGAAAAGGTCTGTTAAAAATGGAGCTTTCTTATTTCCATATGGATATTTCAAATGCCGTTCAATGGATTTTAAAAGACAGTGTATGGTCAGGACCCGGAATAATAAAACTTTTGTATACAGATATCTACAGTCCTGAAAATATCAATAAGGTGCAGACAGAAGGGATTAATAGCAGACTATCCCTGGAAAAAATACAGGTAGGAAGCTTTACATTGAATTCGTGTATCGCCTATAATTATACAAAAGCCAGGGATGAAGAGCGTTCAGGACAGAGATTGTATACACCATATCACAGTCTGGCGGTATTTGCAGGACTAGCCTTGAAAAAATATTCTTTCAAAAGCTCATACCAGTTTGTTTCGGAGAGAAATGTATCGGTCGGTGTTCTTGATCCCTATGATCTATTGAATCTATCCATTTCCAGAGATTTCAAATTCAAGAAGCATCATATAAATCTGGCATTTCAAATCAACAATGCCCTTGATCAGACTTATCAAACATTTATAAACCGCGCAATGCCGGGAAGGAATTATCTAATATCCATACGCTATAAACTTAATCTTAATGAGAATTTTAACTAG
- a CDS encoding endonuclease MutS2, protein MLYPEIQFESKLNFPEIRKWLEEDCLTNMGKEKVKDISFSNNPDRIKIWQQQNEIFKHLIDEDALYPKIYFEDIRPHLQKAKVANSFLEPEELLQIRQLLQLSDQWLEFFEDDESGIYSSLNVASPSLESRDIIISLIIEVIDSKGEIRDDASEKLREIRSDIRVIESRVRRSMNDTYQSAKEKGYLAEQTEITIRNGRLVIPMAVENKRAIRGYVHAHSSTGQTAFVEPSEVFEMNNELQDLITEERREIIRILTEVTKDIRTHINEIEVSMHFLADLDIIRSRAKLAVRINAKFPQLSKSGQLKLIDARHPLLFVHHKELNKEVIPLDLEINEKNRILLISGPNAGGKSVALTSLGILVYMYQCGLPVSLSEKSEMVIFNDIFIDIGDEQSIENDLSTYSSHLTNMREMLKYAGGKSLILLDEFGTGTDPQFGGAIAEVILEELNNKKCKGLINTHYSNLKAFADKTEGLINGAMLFDLENMEPLYKLEMGKPGSSFAFEVAEKIGLPQHILDKAKGNIGYSQIEYDRMLNELEAEKKELEELNRNMSKKDANLDKVASQYRAMKEKLQSERKELIEQAKKEAAGIVKGANKRIEKTIREIREIQADKSKTKELRENLNKYLDNTEESLSNFKKVPEKEKKEKVDVPSGPIGIGDEVELIDSGAKGEVINIKGKEAEIAIGNIRSYVKLKKLKKLSGPVKSKNESAGYSSFTKIDPVSFSPNLDVRGKRANDAIDELERFIDRAIMAGIKELSILHGKGDGILRKVIREQLKAYSQVKNFESEHVERGGDGITLVSLK, encoded by the coding sequence ATGCTCTATCCCGAAATACAATTTGAGTCTAAACTCAATTTTCCAGAAATAAGAAAATGGCTTGAAGAAGACTGTTTGACAAATATGGGAAAAGAAAAAGTTAAAGATATTTCTTTTTCCAATAATCCGGATCGGATTAAAATATGGCAACAACAAAATGAAATTTTCAAACATCTGATTGATGAAGATGCACTTTATCCCAAAATATATTTCGAAGATATACGCCCGCATCTTCAAAAGGCAAAAGTGGCAAATTCCTTTCTTGAACCCGAAGAACTACTTCAAATTCGACAACTTCTTCAACTCAGCGACCAATGGTTGGAATTTTTTGAGGATGATGAGAGTGGTATTTATTCAAGCCTGAACGTAGCTTCACCCTCTCTTGAATCTAGAGATATCATCATTTCGCTGATAATTGAGGTTATAGATTCCAAAGGAGAAATTAGGGATGATGCTTCCGAAAAACTCAGAGAAATACGCTCGGATATTCGGGTTATCGAAAGCCGTGTCAGACGTTCGATGAACGATACCTATCAAAGCGCCAAAGAGAAAGGCTATCTGGCTGAACAGACTGAAATTACTATTAGAAATGGCCGCCTTGTTATTCCTATGGCAGTTGAAAATAAAAGAGCGATTCGTGGTTATGTACACGCACATTCATCTACCGGACAGACTGCCTTTGTGGAACCTTCGGAGGTTTTTGAGATGAATAACGAATTGCAGGATTTAATTACCGAGGAACGCCGTGAAATAATTAGGATTTTAACTGAAGTTACTAAAGACATCAGAACGCATATCAATGAAATCGAAGTTTCAATGCATTTTCTGGCAGACCTCGACATAATTCGTTCAAGAGCAAAGCTGGCTGTGAGGATAAACGCCAAATTCCCTCAATTATCTAAATCAGGCCAACTCAAATTGATCGATGCCAGGCATCCCTTGCTATTTGTACATCACAAAGAGCTAAATAAGGAAGTAATTCCACTTGATCTGGAAATCAACGAGAAAAACAGGATTTTACTTATTTCAGGCCCCAATGCAGGCGGGAAATCAGTGGCCTTAACAAGTTTGGGAATTCTTGTTTATATGTATCAATGCGGTCTTCCTGTATCGCTTTCTGAAAAATCCGAGATGGTCATTTTCAATGATATTTTTATCGATATCGGCGATGAGCAGTCCATTGAAAATGATCTGAGTACATACAGTTCACACTTGACCAATATGCGGGAAATGCTGAAATATGCGGGAGGTAAATCACTCATTCTTCTCGACGAGTTTGGAACCGGTACCGATCCCCAGTTTGGCGGTGCAATTGCAGAGGTGATACTCGAGGAATTGAATAATAAAAAGTGCAAAGGATTGATTAACACCCATTATTCAAATCTTAAAGCCTTTGCAGATAAAACGGAAGGACTGATCAATGGCGCTATGCTATTTGACCTTGAAAATATGGAGCCCTTGTACAAACTTGAAATGGGCAAGCCCGGAAGCTCATTTGCATTTGAAGTAGCTGAAAAAATAGGTCTACCTCAACATATTTTGGATAAAGCAAAAGGCAATATTGGTTATAGTCAGATCGAATACGATAGAATGCTAAATGAATTGGAGGCGGAAAAAAAGGAGCTTGAAGAACTCAATAGAAATATGAGTAAGAAAGATGCAAACCTTGATAAAGTGGCCTCTCAATATCGCGCCATGAAAGAAAAACTACAATCGGAGAGAAAAGAATTGATTGAGCAGGCAAAAAAAGAAGCAGCTGGGATTGTAAAAGGTGCAAACAAGCGTATTGAAAAAACAATCAGGGAAATACGCGAAATTCAGGCGGATAAAAGTAAGACTAAAGAGTTAAGAGAAAACCTTAATAAGTATCTCGATAATACCGAGGAATCGCTTTCCAATTTCAAAAAGGTGCCTGAAAAGGAGAAGAAAGAAAAGGTGGATGTACCAAGTGGACCAATAGGGATTGGCGACGAAGTGGAGCTTATTGACTCAGGAGCTAAAGGAGAAGTCATTAATATTAAGGGCAAGGAAGCAGAGATCGCAATTGGGAATATACGTTCCTATGTAAAACTGAAAAAGCTTAAAAAACTCTCCGGTCCTGTGAAATCAAAAAATGAATCAGCCGGATATTCTTCTTTTACCAAAATCGATCCTGTATCCTTTTCACCCAATTTAGATGTTCGCGGAAAGCGGGCGAACGATGCCATCGACGAACTGGAAAGGTTTATCGATAGGGCAATAATGGCAGGAATAAAAGAATTGTCAATCCTACATGGCAAAGGCGATGGCATTTTGAGAAAAGTGATTCGCGAGCAACTTAAAGCATACTCACAAGTTAAAAACTTTGAAAGTGAACATGTAGAAAGGGGAGGAGATGGGATTACGCTTGTTTCATTGAAATAG
- a CDS encoding asparagine synthetase B yields MIKKLSFLILFSLSIVISAFSSKILIPMDEAQSNHLKAYGISYWVLAQEQEVEWLLNYRGGSFLFQNAQLFQNELIIRGVSYEVISDAEANQIVELIASPNKNMDVMKLEVAPKIAVYSPKTAQPWDDAVTLVLTYAEIPYDVVFDDEVMKGDLSKYDWLHLHHEDFTGQYGKFYSIHRNKKWYQDQVQEFEETAAKHGFTKVSQLKLEIVKRIKAYTLGGGFLFAMCSATDTYDIALSADGVDICEHMFDGDPADPRANSKLNYEPTLAFKDFQLRMNPMEYEYSNIDNESRERGLNENNDFFSLFEFSAKWDPIPTMLTQNHESTVKGFMGQTTAYKKRLIKPDVIIMGETKSIDEARYIHGTIGKGFWTFYGGHDPEDYQHFVGEEPTDLTLHPNSPGYRLILNNILFPAAKKKKQKT; encoded by the coding sequence ATGATAAAGAAGCTTAGCTTTTTAATCCTTTTTTCCCTTTCCATTGTAATCAGTGCTTTTAGCTCGAAGATTTTAATCCCAATGGACGAAGCCCAGTCCAATCATTTGAAAGCCTATGGAATCTCCTATTGGGTTCTCGCACAGGAGCAAGAGGTGGAGTGGCTATTAAATTACCGCGGTGGAAGTTTTTTATTTCAAAATGCTCAGCTTTTTCAAAATGAACTAATCATTCGAGGCGTGAGCTATGAGGTTATTTCAGATGCCGAAGCCAATCAAATCGTAGAACTCATCGCCAGTCCAAATAAAAATATGGATGTGATGAAACTTGAGGTTGCACCTAAAATTGCAGTTTATTCTCCTAAAACGGCCCAACCATGGGATGATGCGGTAACTCTGGTTTTGACTTATGCTGAAATTCCCTACGATGTAGTTTTTGATGATGAAGTGATGAAAGGGGATTTGAGCAAATACGACTGGCTGCATTTACACCATGAAGACTTTACCGGACAATACGGTAAATTTTACAGCATTCACAGAAATAAAAAATGGTATCAGGATCAGGTTCAGGAATTTGAGGAGACGGCTGCAAAACATGGCTTCACAAAGGTTTCACAATTAAAATTAGAGATTGTAAAAAGAATAAAAGCCTATACGCTGGGTGGTGGTTTCTTGTTCGCAATGTGTTCCGCTACCGATACCTATGATATCGCGCTTTCTGCCGATGGTGTGGATATTTGTGAACACATGTTTGATGGTGACCCTGCTGATCCAAGGGCCAATTCCAAGCTCAATTATGAGCCTACACTTGCATTTAAGGATTTTCAATTGCGAATGAATCCCATGGAATACGAATATTCCAACATCGATAATGAGTCCAGAGAAAGAGGTCTCAATGAAAACAACGACTTTTTCTCTCTTTTTGAATTCTCAGCAAAATGGGATCCGATCCCAACCATGTTGACTCAAAATCATGAAAGTACCGTCAAAGGATTTATGGGGCAAACCACAGCTTACAAGAAAAGACTGATCAAGCCCGATGTTATAATAATGGGTGAGACAAAAAGTATTGATGAGGCCAGATATATACATGGAACTATAGGCAAAGGCTTCTGGACTTTTTACGGAGGTCATGACCCCGAAGATTATCAGCATTTTGTGGGAGAAGAACCAACAGATCTAACCCTGCATCCAAACTCACCGGGATACAGATTAATTCTGAATAATATATTATTCCCGGCTGCAAAGAAGAAAAAGCAAAAGACCTAA